The Syngnathus typhle isolate RoL2023-S1 ecotype Sweden linkage group LG16, RoL_Styp_1.0, whole genome shotgun sequence genome includes a region encoding these proteins:
- the hltf gene encoding helicase-like transcription factor isoform X2, translated as MAFRRSWFGWDRLSEVDLLTDHLDQNSLSQAIRAASSDESDADGNVLFGQMQGTIVGLKYYTGVVNQGEMVGLEREPENFFDHNAIVVTNIYGSQVGHIKKELAQAMAHLMDNKLTRVEGVVNSGKKNKFSMPVILSFWGKEENKSAVVQRLARCGYKLNTGGVNNTHLVDISTSIILVCFESGANQKLSSSGAGTGLNKKGVTILLTAEELKNAFDNLFEGLTESKEFEKEAPESLATPLMPHQRQALSWMCARENKCVLPPFWEKRGNMYYNTLTGFSAKEIPERVLGGILADDMGLGKTLTTIALILTNYHEGKPLPVYNRAQQDPSSPAKDGAGPSDVVAHGLRSSLAHQEQSCVFLSHVKEAAKLSEKGKRTTKATKRKYEDPLLLDDADFAAALCRGPASPPNSFKKKKMKRTLAIADNSGDTVSAGATLIVCPLSVLSNWLDQFEEHVRADVKLKVYMYHGPNRNRSTKFLSSQDVVLTTYNVLAADFANQNRSGLHDLDSPLHGINWLRVVLDEGHVVRNPNTQMSRAVLDLTAKRRWILSAVLCRVFYDLLDRPLQSGIVHRAGGTPIQNSVKDLWMLLAFLRIKPFDVREWWNRVIQRPVTQGDRAGLQNLQTLIKCITLRRTKNSQVDGCPLVTLPEKSVYVEQVELSAAEREEYDVALNEGRHTVGRYVAEGSVLRNYADVLAILMRLRQHCCHPDLLTNTAADAVLASTPAELRERLIEKLRVVLASGSDEECSVCLDSVRLPVITHCAHVYCRPCIAQVIGTEQESARCPLCRSDIKINELVEFPQEEMVEECGERIPGKLRTSSKIQALMGNLLRLRREDSTIKSLVVSQFTRFLTILETPLREHGFSFVRLDGSMSQKKRTQVIQEFQSLSPDSPTILLLSLKAGGVGLNLTAASHVFLMDPAWNPATEEQCIDRCHRLGQKRKVFVTKFIVKDSVEESMVKIQKQKQDLVQAAFASTDADRKTSRINDIKALMEL; from the exons ATGGCTTTCCGTAGGAGCTGGTTCGGTTGGGACAGGCTCAGCGAGGTGGACCTCTTGACCGACCACTTGGACCAGAACAGCCTCTCCCAAGCCATCCGGGCCGCCTCCTCCGATGAGTCGGACGCCGACGGCAACGTGCTGTTTGGCCAGATGCAGGGCACCATAGTGGGACTCAAATATTACACCGGGGTG GTGAACCAAGGTGAAATGGTCGGCCTGGAGCGTGAGCCGGAAAACTTTTTTGACCACAACGCCATCGTAGTGACCAACATCTACGGCAGCCAAGTTGGCCACATCAAGAAGGAGCTAGCCCAAGCCATGGCCCACCTCATGGACAACAAGTTGACAAGAGTAGAAGG GGTGGTGAACTCTGGGAAAAAGAACAAATTCTCCATGCCAGTGATTTTGTCCTTCTGGGGGAAGGAGGAGAACAAGAGCGCCGTCGTTCAACGCTTGGCACGCTGTGGCTACAAACTCAACACAGGTGGAGTCAACAATACTCACCTCGTGGACATTTCGACGTCAATCATTCTTGTGTGTTTTGAATCAGGTGCAAATCAGAAGTTGAGTAGCTCAGGAGCCGGGACGGGATTGAATAAAAAAGGCGTGACGATCCTTCTTACGGCAGAGGAG TTGAAGAACGCCTTTGACAACCTCTTTGAAGGACTGACGGAGAGTAAagaatttgaaaaagaagcacCTGAG TCTTTGGCCACCCCCCTAATGCCCCACCAACGGCAAGCGCTGTCATGGATGTGCGCCCGCGAGAACAAATGTGTGCTGCCGCCCTTTTGGGAGAAGCGGGGCAATATGTACTACAACACCCTGACGGGCTTCTCAGCCAAGGAAATACCCGAGAGAGTCCTCGGCGGGATACTGGCAGACGACATGGGACTG GGCAAGACACTGACAACTATTGCGCTGATCCTCACCAACTATCACGAGGGAAAGCCCCTCCCCGTGTACAACCGTGCGCAGCAGGATCCCTCTTCGCCTGCAAAAG ATGGAGCCGGACCGAGTGACGTGGTGGCTCACGGTCTACGCTCAAGCCT GGCCCACCAGGAGCAATCTTGTGTTTTCTTATCACATGTAAAGGAAGCAGCAAAGCTTTCAGAGAAAG GCAAAAGAACGACAAAAGCCACCAAGCGGAAATACG AGGACCCACTGTTGCTGGACGACGCAGACTTTGCCGCTGCGCTGTGCAGAGGCCCGGCGTCGCCGCCGAATtccttcaagaaaaaaaagatgaaaaggaCCCTGG ccaTCGCAGACAACTCCGGTGACACTGTATCGGCCGGGGCAACCCTCATCGTGTGCCCGCTGTCCGTGCTTAGCAATTGGCTG GACCAGTTTGAGGAGCACGTGCGAGCCGACGTCAAGCTCAAAGTGTACATGTACCACGGGCCCAACCGCAACAGAAGTACCAAGTTCCTCTCGTCTCAGGACGTGGTGCTCACCACCTACAACGTGCTCGCCGCGGACTTCGCC AATCAGAACAGGAGTGGCCTTCATGACCTCGACAGTCCCCTGCACGGCATCAACTGGTTGAGGGTGGTGCTGGACGAGGGCCACGTGGTGCGCAACCCCAACACGCAGATGAGCAGGGCCGTTCTGGACCTTACAGCCAAGCGACGTTGGATTCTGTCTG CTGTTCTTTGCCGAGTATTCTATGACTTGCTAGACAGACCACTGCAATCTGGAATAGTCCACCGCGCCGGAG GGACGCCCATCCAGAACAGCGTGAAGGACCTGTGGATGCTGCTGGCCTTCCTGCGCATCAAGCCGTTTGACGTCAGGGAGTGGTGGAATCGAGTCATCCAGAGGCCCGTCACGCAAGGAGACCGAGCCGGCTTGCA GAACCTGCAGACGCTGATCAAGTGCATCACACTGCGGCGGACCAAGAACAGCCAGGTGGACGGTTGCCCACTGGTCACGTTGCCCGAGAAGAGCGTGTACGTGGAGCAGGTGGAGCTCAGCGCCGCCGAGCGCGAGGAGTACGATGTGGCGCTCAATGAGGGAAGACACACTGTCGGCAG ATATGTCGCTGAAGGCAGCGTTTTGAGGAATTACGCAGACGTGCTGGCCATCCTGATGAGGCTGCGACAGCACTGCTGCCATCCTGACCTGCTAACAAACACCGCCGCGGATGCGG TCTTGGCGTCCACGCCGGCCGAGCTTCGCGAGCGGCTGATCGAGAAGCTGCGCGTGGTGTTGGCCAGCGGCTCGGACGAGGAGTGCTCCGTTTGTCTGGACTCGGTGCGCCTGCCCGTCATCACGCACTGCGCCCACGTCTACTGCCGCCCTTGCATCGCGCAGGTCATCGGCACAGAGCAG GAGAGTGCCCGCTGCCCTCTGTGTCGGAGTGACATCAAGATCAACGAGCTGGTGGAGTTCCCGCAGGAGGAGATGGTCGAAGAGTGCGGAGAAAGGATTCCCGGCAAGTTGAGGACCAGCTCCAAG ATCCAAGCGCTAATGGGCAACCTACTTCGACTGCGACGTGAAGACAGCACCATCAAAAGTTTGGTAGTTTCGCAATTCACTCGCTTCCTCACCATCCTGGAGACGCCCCtcag GGAGCACGGCTTCAGCTTTGTGCGCCTGGACGGAAGCATGAGTCAAAAGAAGCGAACCCAGGTGATCCAAGAATTCCAGAGCCTGAGCCCCGACAGCCCCACCATCTTGCTACTCTCGCTCAAAGCCGGCGGGGTGGGACTCAACCTCACCGCCGCCTCCCATGTCTTCCTTATGGACCCA GCATGGAACCCAGCTACGGAAGAGCAATGCATTGACCGCTGCCATCGTTTGGGCCAGAAGAGAAAAGTTTTTGTCACCAAG TTCATCGTGAAAGATTCTGTGGAGGAGAGCATGGTTAAGATCCAGAAGCAGAAGCAAGACTTGGTGCAGGCAGCATTCGCATCTACGGACGCCGACCGCAAGACGTCGCGCATTAACGACATCAAGGCGCTGATGGAGTTGTAG